The Streptomyces sp. NBC_00236 DNA window AGGGGAGACGATCAGGGCTTTGCGCCGGACTGCCGGGGAAGCCGGCCTGACCCAGGTCATCGCGCCGGTCCGTCCGACGACGAAGGCCCGGTATCCGCTGACACCCATCCAGACCTTCATGCGGTGGAGCCGTGAGGACGGCCTGGCCCTCGACCCGTGGATACGGACCCATCAGCGTCTCGGCGCCGAGATCCTCGCGGCGGCGCCCGCCTCGCAGACGATGACCGGCACCGTCGCCGAGTGGGAACGGTGGACGGGCCTGGCCCTTCCCGAGTCGGGCGACTACGTGATTCCGGACGGCTTGAGCCTGCTCCGGATCGACCGGTCCGCCGACCACGGCGTGTACCGGGAGCCCAACGTCTGGATGCGGCACAGCTGAGCGGGAGCGGGCCGGCCGGGCCAACTCCTCCTGAAGCGGGGCCGCTTCAGTGGTGTGCCGGGGCACCTAAGATCCCCGGTATGGCGATCACGTACGAGTGGCGGGGTGACTTCGACAACGCGTCCCTCGACGCGTTGCACGCCGACGGTTTCGGCTCCCCGGTGAATCCGGCCGACTGGCGGGCACGGCTTGAGCGCCACAGCCTCGGCTGGGTCTGCGCCCGGCAGGACGGCTCTCTGGCGGGGTTCGTCAACGTGGTCTGGGACGGAGGAGCGCACGCGTTCATCCTGGACACGGTGGTGGCCCGGCATCTTCGGTCGAGAGGGATCGGCGCCGGGCTTGTCGCGGTTGCCGCGGAGGAAGCCCGTGCCGCGAAGTGCACGTGGCTTCACGTCGACTTCGAAGAGCATCTGCGCGCGTTCTACTTCGGCGCCTGCGGCTTCCGGGAAACGGCGGCGGGCCTGATCGCCCTCTGATGCCACCGCCCCGCGCCATTGCCGGGGCCGGGGGTTAGGGCGAAGGACCGCTGGAACGCGCCGCCCTCCGGAGAACGGACACCGGCCGTATCTCAGCGGAAGGACGCGGCGTTCTCCGCAACCCACTGCCGGAACGGCCGGGCCGGGGCCCCGGTGACCTGCGGAACCGTGTCGCGTACCGCCAGCAGCTCGTCGTTGACGTCTCCGCCCGTGACGTCGAGCACCGCGTCCGCGGCCTCCGCTCCGAAGACCGCGGCCATCCGGGCGTGGGCCTGCCGGCGGCTGATCTCGGCGAAGGGCACTTCCCGGCCCAGCGCTGCCGCGACGGCCTCGGCCTGCTGGCGGGCCGACACCGGTTCCGGGCCGGTCAGGGCATACGTGCGTCCCTGGTGGCCGGGCTCGGTCAGGGCCACCCGTGCCACCGACGCGATGTCCGCGGGATGGATGGTCGGCAGTGCGGTGTCCGCGTACGGTGCGCGGACGGTCTCGTGCTCACGGACCGAGGCCGCCCACATCAGGGTGTTCGAGGCGAACTGGGTCGGCCGCAGGATCGTCCAGGCCATACCGCTCTCCTTGAGCAACTGCTCCACCGCCAGGTTCTCCTGGGCGGGGACGAGGTGCGGATGGGTCAGGGCGGTGATCGACGACACCAGCACCACGTGCCGCACGCCCGCCTGCCGCGCGGCTTCGAGGATGTCGGCGTCCGGCCCCAGACGCGATACGAGAAACAGCGCACGCACCCCCTCCAGCGCGGCCTTCAACGACGCCGGCTCCGCGAAGTCGCCCTGCACGGCCTCGACTCCTTCGGGGAAGGCGGCCTGTGCGGCGTGACGGGTGAGCCCTCTCAGCGGCCCGGCGCCATCTGCGTGCAGCTCCTTCAGCAGCGCGCTGCCGATGTTTCCGGTGGCTCCGGTCACGAGGATCATGAGCGTGTTCTCCCGGCGTCGGTGTTCATCGGTGTTCGGCCGAGGGACACGCTAGAAGCTCAATCGTGCTTCAGGTCAAGGGCCGTTGAGCACGCCTGCCGGGCATTCGTACCGAGTCGGGACGCCGGTCGACGCAGACGCGCAGTGCCCCTACCGGCTGGTAGGGGCACTGCGCGTCTGCGTCCGGCGGTAGCGCCTACCGTCCGCTGACGGCGTGGCGTCCGGGCCGCCTCACTTCAGATGGCGGATGAAGAACCGGGCCGCGTCGTCCCCGGCGAACTGCGGGACGCCGGTGTGACCGCCCATATTGGCGTGCAGCGTCTTCTCCTCGGACCCGAAGGCGTCGAAGAGGTCCAGGGCCGCCTGCCGGTCGTTTCCCTCGTCGTCCCACTGCAACAGGACGTGCAGCGGAATGGTGACCCGGCGGGCCTCCTCGAACGTGGCACGCGGCACGAAACTCCCGGCGAAGAGGCCGGCGGCCGCGATGCGCGGCTCGACCACCGCCAGCCGGATGCCGAGGGAGATGACGCCCCCCGAGTACCCGACCGGGCCGCCGATTCCGGGCAGCGAAAGGAGGGCGTCCAGGGCCGCCTGCCATTCCGGGACCGCCTGGTCGACCAGCGGGAGGACGAGTGCGTCGATGATCTCGTCGCTGACCGGCTCGCCGGCCTCCAACGCCCGGCGCAGGCCGGCGCGGGCCCGGTCCACGACGGGCAGGCGGGGCCGGTCGCCGCTTCCCGGGAGCTCGATGGTGGCCGTGGCGAAGCCCTGCGCCGCGGAGTGCCGGGCCCGGGCCGCCAGCCGCGGGTACATCCTGTCCAGTCCGAGGGGAGGGTGGCCGAGCAGGATCAGCGGCGACGGTGACGAGGACGCCGGTACGGGCGTCCACAGGATGCCGGGGATCTCGCCGAGCGTGAATGCGCGTTCGAGAACGCCGTCGTCGAGGTGCTGTTCGGAAGTGAACTGCATGGTCGTGCCTTTCGGGAGTGCCCAGATGCGGCGCTCCCGGACGACCTATCGCCCGACCATGACTCCGGAAGGGAGCACCCATGTCGATACTGCGTTCACGGGTACCACCTCCTCGTTCTCTCGCACGGCCTCCGGGAGAGTAGCAGCGGCTCGGCGTGGCCCGTCAACGGGTTTTCGGGGCCTGCGGGAGCTCCACGACGTCGGCGACCACGCAGCTGACGTTGTCGGGGCCGCCGGAGCCGTTGGCGAGGGCGACGAGCTCGCGGACCGCGTCTTCGGGCTCACCGATCCCGTGGAGCACCCGGTGGATCTCCTCGGCCGGCACAACGGCCGACAGCCCGTCGGAGCAGAGCAGGTAGCGGTCTCCCTGCTGAGCGTCCTGGAGACGCATGTCGGGGGTGCCGTCCGCGCCCTGACCCAGGGCGCGGATCAGCAGGGAGCGCTGGGGGTGGGAGGCGGCTTCTTCCGGGCCGATGCGTCCTTCGTCGATCATCGACTGCACCACGGTGTGGTCGTGGGTGATCTGGAACAGCTCCCCGTCGCGCAGGAGGTGGACGCGGGAGTCGCCGATATGGACGAGGGCCAGCTGAGTGCCGGTCCAGAGCATCGCGGTGAGTGTGGTTCCGGCCGCTTCGGAGGACGGACCGGCTCCGGAAACGCCGTGCACGGCCTGCTCGGCGCGGCCGATCGCGGCTTCGAGGGCGTTGAGGAGACTGCCCGCCGGGATGCCGGCGGTTTCGAGGCTCTTGAGCGCGTCGACAGCGGCGGCGCTCGCGGGCGCACCTCCGCTGCCGAAGCCATCGGCGACGGCGAGCAGACGGGACCCCGCGTAGGCGGTGTCCTGGTTGCTCTCGCGGACGAGGCCGGTGTCGGAAAGTGCGGCGTATCGGATACCCAGGGGCTTGGTGAGCGCAGACATGGCGGGGTCCTTCCAGGAGAGGTGGTCGATGAGGAAGGTGGCCAGGTCCCGCCGTGCGGCGATGTCGGCTTCGACCTGGGCCCAGAACGCGCGGACCTCCTCTGCTGCCGGACCCGCCTCCAGAGCGCAGACCTGCTGGATACGAGCGAGAGGCATCCCGAGCCGTCGCAGCCAGGCGACCAGCCGGGCCTGATCCAGTTGGGCCGGTGCGTACAGGCGGTAGCCGGTCACCGCGTCGACGCGGGCGGGTGTCAGCAGCCCGAGTTCGTCGTAGAGGCGCAGCGCCTTCGGCGACAGCCGGGACGCCTTCGCGAACGTCCCGATGGTCAGCAGCTCCATGCCCGTTCCTCCTCATACCGGGCGCGTCGCCCGGCACCACCGATGCTGTGGGCTCCCCCAAGGTGAAGGTCAACCAAGGGGCCCTGGTTGACCTCCATCCGGCACCCGGCCCGAGCAACGGGCAAGGTCAGGACCGCGCAGCCCGGAACGCGAGGTACCGGCTGAAGGCCTCGTGGCTGTCGGGCGTGAAGCGCCACTCCAGGAGGGCCGACCGCAGCTCCGCTTCGCTCAGCCAGCCGTGCCAGGCGACCTCGTCGGCATCGGCGGCCACGGTGTCGGGCACCACGGTTTCGTGGACGCCGAGCCAGTGAGGGCTCAAGCCGCTGCGGTTGAGGAACGTGAACAGCAAGCGCGGCAGCACCCGCACGCCCAGCTCTTCGGCCAGCTCCCGCGCGGCGGCCTCTTCATAGGACTCTCCGACACCCACGGCGCCGCCGACCACGACCTCGTAGCACCCGGGAAAGCGCGACAGCCCCTCCGACCGCCGGTGAACGAGGATCCGACCGCGCGCATCACGGCACACCGTCACGGCGACCCGGTGCAGCCAGCCCTCCCGGACGGCCCGCCGGCGGCTGACCACCGGCCCCAGCACACGGTCCTGATCGTCGACACGCTCCACGAGTTCGTCCACGACGGACACCCTGGCAGAGCCCACTGACAAACCCGCCTCTCGCGCTCGGTCATCGAGGCTGAGCACGACAGGCGTCGTCGTACGCCGACGGACCGTCTGCAATCGGCCCGTGACCGCTGCGCCAGAGGTTGCGAACGCTCCTGCTCATCGCTCCCGTACGTGACCGGTGCCGACCAGGGCCCCGAGGTGGCCGGCGAGGAAGCGGGCGGCACGGTCGAGTGCGGCGTCCGCCTCGTCGAGACGCCCGTACTCCGTCTGATAGACGTGCGGGAGACCCGGCCCGATCTCCAGCGTGGCCTCGACATCGGCGGCACCTGCGCGGGCGGCCAGGCGGACCGCGTCGTCGAGCAGCACCTCGTCCGCGCCGACCTGCACGAGCATCGGGGGCAGGCCGGCGAGGTCGGCGAACACCGGGCTCGCCAGGGGGTGGTCGCGGTTGCCCGATCCGATGTAGAGATCCGCGTACGCGCGCACGTCGGCCTCCGTGAAGATCGGGTCGGCGTCTTCCTTGGTGCGCATGCTCTCTCCGGAGAGGGTGAGGTCGACCCACGGGGAGAAGACCACCACGGCAGCCGGCTGCGGCAGCCCGGCCTCGCGGGCGGCGAGCAGGGTGGCGATGCTCAGGCCGCCACCGGCCGAGTCACCTGCCACGACGATCTCTCGCGGGTCGGCTCCGGTCGCCAGCAGGTCGCGGTAGGCGGCGAGTCCGTCGTCGACCGCCGCAGGGAAGGGGTGCTCGGGAGCCAGCCGATAGTCCACCGATGTCGCTCGCAGTCCGGTGCGGGCGGCGAGTTCACCGGCCAGGCCGGTGTGGGTGTCCGATGAGCCGATGACGTAGCCGCCGCCATGGAGGTAGAGGAGCCGTCCGCGGTCTGCCGCTCCGGCCGGCTCCAGGTCCAGGGCGGGCCGCCCGCCCAGGACGGTCCTGCGGGTGGCGACGCCTTCCGGAGCCGGCCGCGTCATGGCCGCGGCGAACGAGCCGCGCATCTCGGCGGGGGTGGGCTGCGTCTCTGGGCGCGGGACGGAGCGGAGCCGGGCGACGAGGGCTTGGCGCTGGCGTCGGGACATGGTGGGCCTCCATCGGGTCGGGATGCGAGGATGGATTCCTCGGAATCCATCTGTCCATGCCCAACCGGATTCCCGGGAAGATGATTCCCGGGAATCTACTGGAGGTTTTGTGAGCCACGTCACGCCGGCCTTCCTTGATCTCGTCCGCGTCGAGACCCGGCTCTACAACGCCGTAAGCGCCCGGCTGCGTGCCGAACACGGTCTGGTGCTGGGTCAGTTCGAGTTCCTGCAGATCATCGACCGGGTGGACGGGTGTCGCGTGCTCGACATCGTGGGTGAGCTGGCGATCACCGTGGGGGCCGTCAGTAAGGCGGTCGACCGGCTGGTGGCCGCGGGCTGGTGCGTGCGGGTCGCCCACCCGCAGGACCGCCGCTCCTCCGTGCTGCGCCTCACGATCGAGGGCGAGAAGGTGCTGGCGGCCTCCCGGCCCGTGGTGGAGGGCGCGCTCGCCTCGCTGACGCGGACGGTTCCCGCCGCCGACATCGAGCGCCTTGCCACCACCCTGGCCGCTCTCCGTGCGAGCCTTGAGGCGGACGGCCAGGGTCAACCGGGCTGAGGGTCCGTGCGGAGTCGGCTGAATACCGCAGGGGCCGGGCGGCGGCAACCGGCGCGCTGGGCCCCGGGGGAGCGGCCTCCTTGGGTGGGCCCTGCCGGTGCGGTCACGGCGGAGGTCGCGCTCGGACGGCAATTGCCGTGCGCGGCCCCGGTCGCCCGTCCGAGTGGTACGGCACACTTTTGCAAGCACCTGCTTGCAATAGTTAGCGCCATGGGTCCACTATCGACGTATGGCCTCACTCAACGTCGGCAATCTCGGCGAGTACCTGCGCGAGCAGCGCCGTACCGCGCAGCTGTCGCTGCGGCAGCTCGCCGATGCCGCCGGGGTGTCCAATCCCTACCTCAGCCAGATCGAGCGCGGGCTGCGCAAGCCCAGTGCCGAGGTCCTCCAGCAGGTCGCCAAGGCGCTGCGGATCTCTGCCGAGACCCTGTACGTACGGGCCGGGATCCTGGATGAGCGGGAGCGGGACGAGCTGGAGACGCGGGCGGTGATTCTCGCCGATCCGTCGATCAACGAGCGGCAGAAGAGCGTGCTGCTGCAGATCTACGCCTCCTTCCGCAAGGAGAACGGGTTCGAGGACGAGCCCGTGGACCCCGCGGACGCCGAGGGGCACCCATCCGGTGCGGATGAGCCCTTCAGTGCCGACGGCAGTGCTGCCGATACAGGTTCAAAGCCTTCAAAACCCTCACAGTGAGTCACTGAATCACTGAGTCTGATGATCCGGGAGGACCACAGTCATGGCCATCACCGATGACCTGCGCAAGACCCTCACCGACCCGACCCCCCTCTACTTCGCCGCCGGCACGGCTGATCTCGCCGTGCAGCAGGCCCGCAAGGTTCCGGCTCTGATCGAGCAGCTGCGCGCCGAGGCGCCGGAGCGCATCGAGGCCGTGCGCAACACCGACCCCAAGGCCGTGCAGGAGAAGGTGGCCGGGCAGGCCAAGGAGGCGCAGGCCACCTTCCAGGCCAAGGTCACCGAGGTGATCGGGGCGTTCGACACCGACCTGAAGAAGCTGGGCGAGAGCGCCCAGGACCTGGCGCTGCGCGGCGTCGGCGTGGCCGCGGAGTACGCGGTCAGGGCCCGGGAGACGTACGAGAAGGTCGCCGAGCGCGGCGAGCAGAGCGTGCGGACGTGGCGGGGCGAGACCGCCGAGGAGATCGTCGAGATCGCCGTCGTCGTCGAGCCGCGCAAGGAGTCGAAGCCGGAGACGGCCAAGCCCGGGCCGAAGCCCGCCGCCAAGCCGGCGCCTGCCGTCAAGCCCGCGCCGAAGACCGTCAAGGCCGAGGCGCCCAAGCCGTCGCCCGCGCCCGCCAAGAAGGCGCCCGCGCGCAAGCCCGCCGCCAAGAAGACCACGCCGCCCACCACCAAGTAGCGCGGCGTTGCCCGGCAGGTGTGCCGGGGCGGCGGGCGGGCACCTTTTCACATGCCCCGGTCGTTGTCCCGGTACCTTGGCCGCGAGCGCTCATCCACTCACTAGGCGGTGCACCTCATGTTGCTCGAAGGCTTCAATTCCATCCTCGGGCTGATCTTCACGGTCATGACCGTCCTCGCCGTGGCGGCCTTCATCATGGCCGCGATCGCCCGCGAGGACGCCTACCGCGCCGCGGACAAGCAGAAGAAGTCGTTCTGGCTGATCATTCTCGGCATCGCGGTGGTGGTGAACCTCTGGGTGCCGATGCTCTTCCTGCAGATCGCCGGGCTGATCGCGTCCATCGTGTTCTTCGTGGACGTACGGCCCGCACTCAAGGCCGTGTCCGGCGGTGGCCGCCGGAGTGGCGGATCCAGCAGCGACGGGCCGTACGGGCCCTACAACGGCGGGCGTTGAACGCCTGCGGGTGACACCTGTCCGGGGCGGGGGCGAGGGATGCTCCGGCCCCGGCCGCCGTTCTGCGCCCGGTTACGGGCGGTGTCGCGCGCGGTGTCCTGGTCGCGGTCGAGCAGGAGGACCGCGACGTCGTCGGTCAGCTCGCCGCCGTTCAGCTCGCGGACGTGCGTGACCGCCGCTTCCAGCAGCTCCTCGCCGGCCAGGCCCTCGGCCAGCTGGCGGTTGATCATCGCGACCATCCCGTCCTGGCCGAGGCGCTGCGTGCCGTTGCCGACGCGGCCCTCGATCAGCCCGTCCGTGTACATCATCAGGCTCCAGGAGCCGCCCAGTTCCACCTGCCGGCGCGGCCAGCGGGCGCGCGGCAGCAGACCGAGCGCCGGTCCGCCGTCCTCGTACGGAAGCAGGTGCGCGGCCCGTCCGCGCCGGGCGATCAGCGGTGCGGGATGGCCCGCCAGGCACAGGCCCGCGCGGCGGCCGTCGGGGGCGATGTCGACGGTGCAGAGCGTCGCGAAGATCTCCTCGCTCTCCCGTTCGTGCTCCAGGACCTGCTGGAGCGTGGAGAGCAGTTCGTCGCCGCAGAGTCCTGCCAGGGTCAAGGCCCGCCAGGCGATGCGCAGTTCGACGCCGAGTGCCGCCTCGTCCGGACCGTGTCCGCAGACGTCGCCGATCATCGCGTGCACCGTGCCGTCAGGGGTGCGGACCGTGTCGTAGAAGTCGCCGCCCAGCAGGGCGCGGCTGCGGCCGGGGCGGTAGCGGGCCGCGAAGCGCAGATCGGAGCCGTCGAGCAGCGGGGTGGGCAGCAGGCCGCGCTCCAGCCGGGCGTTCTCCTGGGCGCGCAGCCGGGACTCGGTGAGCTTGTGCTGGGTGACGTCGGCGCGTTTTCGTTCGACGGCGTAGCGGATGGCGCGGCTGAGCAGCCTGCCGTCGAGTTCGCCGCGGAAGAGGTAGTCCTGTGCCCCCACCCGTACGGCCTCGGCGGCCAGCTCCGCGTCGTCCTCGGCGGTGAGGGCGAGCACGGCGTGCCGGGGCGCGATCCGGAGCACGTGCTGGAGGGTCGCGAGTCCGTCGGCCTCCGCGCTCCGGTCGCCGGACGGCAGCGCCAGGTCCAGCAGGATGCAGTCCACGTCGTCGGTGAGGAGCCGGCCCGCCTCGGTCAGGTTGCGGGCGGCGCGGATACGGACCCGGGCACCGGTCGCGGCGGAGAGTTCCGGGACGCTGAAGGTGCCCGACGGCTCGTCCTCGATCACCAGGAGGGTGAGGTCGGTGCCGTTGCTGGCCTCCGCAGCGGGAACGGCACGCTGCTGCGGTACGGGTACGGGCATCGGTTCGGGTTTCCTTCCCTCCCCCCGAGGGCGCGGCGGAACGACGATCGACGACCCGCCAGACGGGGACGATAGCGGTACGGGATGCGGGAACGGAATGGTGCACGGCACTCGGCCTCCGGCATATGCACCGCCATAAGCCGCGTCAGGTCACGGATCCGGCGCGATGTGCCGTTCCGAGGCGCCCGGAACGGCATGACAAAGGTCACGCCGCCCTCCCGGGCCCAAGTGGCGCCGCTCACGCCGGTACCCGCGCAGTGCGAACGCACCGGGCCCTGCTCACTGATCCGACCTGATCCGACCTGATCCGGGCGAGAGGTCCTAGCTGTCCGGGCGGACGACTCCGAGGATCTCCATCGAGCCCGCTCCGGCGAGCGTGACGTCGCGGCCCGGGCGCGGGGCGTGGACGATCGCGCCGTCGCCGATGTACATCCCGACGTGGCTGGCGTCGCTGTGGTAGATGATCAGGTCGCCGGGGCGCATGTCCTCGATCGCGATGTGCGGCAGCTGCCGCCACTGCTCCTGCGAGGTGCGCGGGATCGGCCGGCCGGCCGATGCCCAGGCCTGCGAGGTCAGTCCGGAGCAGTCGTACGACTTGGGTCCCTCGGCCCCCCACACGTACGGCAGGCCGATCTTGGAGGTTGCGAAGGCCACCGCCTTCTTGCCGCTCGCGCTCGCCCCGCGGTTGATCTCCTTCAGCGCGCCGGAGCTCAGCCAGGCGCTCTGCGACTTGTACTCCGCCTCCTGTTCCAGCTGGAGGAGGCGGGCGCGCTCCTTCTTCTCCAGCTGGGACTCCAGCTTCTTCGCCGCCGCGATCTGCTCGTTGATCTTCTTCTTGGCCTTGGCCTGCTTGACGCGATTGGCTTCGAGCTTGGTCCAGTTGGTGCTCGCGTCCTGCGTGTACGTCTTCAAGTCCTCCTGGGTCCTGTTCAGTTCCCCCAGGAGTCCCTTGGCGGCCTTCTGGCCCTGCTGGGCCCGGCCGATCCCGTCCAGGAAGAGCTGCGGGTCCCCGCTGAGCATGAGCCGGGCGCCCGGGGGCAGTCCGGCGTTGCGGTACTCCTCGCGGGCCTGGGCGCCCGCTCTGCTCTTGAGCTCGGCGATCTTCGCCTGGCCCTCGACTATGGCCTGGGCCAGCTTGACGATCTCGCCCGACTGCTTCTTGGTCTTCTCCTCGGCGAGGTTGTACGCGTCCGTGGCCGATCCGGCGGCCCGGTAGAGGCCGTCGATCTCCTGGCGCACCTCTTCGAGGCTCTTCTTCACCGGCCGGTCCGCGGCGGGCGAGGGGGGCGCGGGTGCGGCGAAGGCCTGGACCGGTGAGGCCAGGACGGCCATTGCGCAGACCAGAGTGATCGCGGCAGCGGCACAGTGGCGTCGGTACACGAAGCTCCCCCTCCGAGCGGATCCCTGCGGATGCGGTACGGATCTGATTTACCGTCAGTAACTTATGGCGCCGACGAGATCGTGCCATGCCCTACCGAAAAGCAACAGAGGCTGACACATCTCCGCAGCTCGCGAACCCCCTTGGCGCTCCCCGGCCCCTGGCGTCCGCCCGTGTGGATCAGGCCCCCCTGTTCAGGGACGAACGATGCCGTGCCGACGTTCCCGGCGCCGGGAGAGTTCACCCTGTTCTCCGTGTGCTGGGCTACCGCTCTGGTTGGAGTGCCGCCCATTTCACCGTCACTTCGCCCTGGCGCCACCGCCGTACGCCGTCCGTCAGCGGCCACGCGCCGGACAGCGCCCGCACGGCCGTGATCCAGCGCTGCCGGGCGCCCAGCGAGGCGTACGGTGCCGCCGCCGCCCAGGCCCGGTCGAAGTCGCGCAGGAAGGCGTGGACGGGCTCGCCCGGCACATTGCGGTGGATCAGCGCCTTGGGCAGCCGCTCCGCGAGGTCGGACGGGCGGCCGAGGGAGCCGAGCCGGGTCGCGAAGGTGACCGTGCGGGGGCCCTCCGGGCCCAGCGCCACCCAGACGTGGCGGCGCCCGATCTCGTCGCAGGTGCCCTCCACCAGCAGGCCGCCCGGCGCGAGCCGGTCGCACAGCCGCTGCCACACGGCGGCGACCTCGGCCTCGTCGTACTGGCGCAGGACGTTCGCCGCCCGGATCAGTGCGGGCCGCTCCGGCAGGGGGATCTCGAAGCCGCCGTGCCGGAAGGTGAGGCCCTCGCGCTCGTACGGCCGCGCCGCCTCGACGCGTTCCGGGGAGATCTCGATGCCGACCACACGGGTGCGGGGCTCGGCGGTGCGCAGGCGCTCCAGCAGTTCGAGGGCGGTCCAGGGCGCGGCGCCGTA harbors:
- a CDS encoding GNAT family N-acetyltransferase, with amino-acid sequence MAITYEWRGDFDNASLDALHADGFGSPVNPADWRARLERHSLGWVCARQDGSLAGFVNVVWDGGAHAFILDTVVARHLRSRGIGAGLVAVAAEEARAAKCTWLHVDFEEHLRAFYFGACGFRETAAGLIAL
- a CDS encoding NAD(P)H-binding protein; this encodes MILVTGATGNIGSALLKELHADGAGPLRGLTRHAAQAAFPEGVEAVQGDFAEPASLKAALEGVRALFLVSRLGPDADILEAARQAGVRHVVLVSSITALTHPHLVPAQENLAVEQLLKESGMAWTILRPTQFASNTLMWAASVREHETVRAPYADTALPTIHPADIASVARVALTEPGHQGRTYALTGPEPVSARQQAEAVAAALGREVPFAEISRRQAHARMAAVFGAEAADAVLDVTGGDVNDELLAVRDTVPQVTGAPARPFRQWVAENAASFR
- a CDS encoding alpha/beta hydrolase → MQFTSEQHLDDGVLERAFTLGEIPGILWTPVPASSSPSPLILLGHPPLGLDRMYPRLAARARHSAAQGFATATIELPGSGDRPRLPVVDRARAGLRRALEAGEPVSDEIIDALVLPLVDQAVPEWQAALDALLSLPGIGGPVGYSGGVISLGIRLAVVEPRIAAAGLFAGSFVPRATFEEARRVTIPLHVLLQWDDEGNDRQAALDLFDAFGSEEKTLHANMGGHTGVPQFAGDDAARFFIRHLK
- a CDS encoding MerR family transcriptional regulator yields the protein MELLTIGTFAKASRLSPKALRLYDELGLLTPARVDAVTGYRLYAPAQLDQARLVAWLRRLGMPLARIQQVCALEAGPAAEEVRAFWAQVEADIAARRDLATFLIDHLSWKDPAMSALTKPLGIRYAALSDTGLVRESNQDTAYAGSRLLAVADGFGSGGAPASAAAVDALKSLETAGIPAGSLLNALEAAIGRAEQAVHGVSGAGPSSEAAGTTLTAMLWTGTQLALVHIGDSRVHLLRDGELFQITHDHTVVQSMIDEGRIGPEEAASHPQRSLLIRALGQGADGTPDMRLQDAQQGDRYLLCSDGLSAVVPAEEIHRVLHGIGEPEDAVRELVALANGSGGPDNVSCVVADVVELPQAPKTR
- a CDS encoding NUDIX domain-containing protein, with the protein product MSVVDELVERVDDQDRVLGPVVSRRRAVREGWLHRVAVTVCRDARGRILVHRRSEGLSRFPGCYEVVVGGAVGVGESYEEAAARELAEELGVRVLPRLLFTFLNRSGLSPHWLGVHETVVPDTVAADADEVAWHGWLSEAELRSALLEWRFTPDSHEAFSRYLAFRAARS
- a CDS encoding alpha/beta hydrolase; the encoded protein is MSRRQRQALVARLRSVPRPETQPTPAEMRGSFAAAMTRPAPEGVATRRTVLGGRPALDLEPAGAADRGRLLYLHGGGYVIGSSDTHTGLAGELAARTGLRATSVDYRLAPEHPFPAAVDDGLAAYRDLLATGADPREIVVAGDSAGGGLSIATLLAAREAGLPQPAAVVVFSPWVDLTLSGESMRTKEDADPIFTEADVRAYADLYIGSGNRDHPLASPVFADLAGLPPMLVQVGADEVLLDDAVRLAARAGAADVEATLEIGPGLPHVYQTEYGRLDEADAALDRAARFLAGHLGALVGTGHVRER
- a CDS encoding MarR family winged helix-turn-helix transcriptional regulator, whose translation is MSHVTPAFLDLVRVETRLYNAVSARLRAEHGLVLGQFEFLQIIDRVDGCRVLDIVGELAITVGAVSKAVDRLVAAGWCVRVAHPQDRRSSVLRLTIEGEKVLAASRPVVEGALASLTRTVPAADIERLATTLAALRASLEADGQGQPG
- a CDS encoding helix-turn-helix domain-containing protein; amino-acid sequence: MASLNVGNLGEYLREQRRTAQLSLRQLADAAGVSNPYLSQIERGLRKPSAEVLQQVAKALRISAETLYVRAGILDERERDELETRAVILADPSINERQKSVLLQIYASFRKENGFEDEPVDPADAEGHPSGADEPFSADGSAADTGSKPSKPSQ
- a CDS encoding DUF2516 family protein is translated as MLLEGFNSILGLIFTVMTVLAVAAFIMAAIAREDAYRAADKQKKSFWLIILGIAVVVNLWVPMLFLQIAGLIASIVFFVDVRPALKAVSGGGRRSGGSSSDGPYGPYNGGR
- a CDS encoding PP2C family protein-serine/threonine phosphatase — protein: MPVPVPQQRAVPAAEASNGTDLTLLVIEDEPSGTFSVPELSAATGARVRIRAARNLTEAGRLLTDDVDCILLDLALPSGDRSAEADGLATLQHVLRIAPRHAVLALTAEDDAELAAEAVRVGAQDYLFRGELDGRLLSRAIRYAVERKRADVTQHKLTESRLRAQENARLERGLLPTPLLDGSDLRFAARYRPGRSRALLGGDFYDTVRTPDGTVHAMIGDVCGHGPDEAALGVELRIAWRALTLAGLCGDELLSTLQQVLEHERESEEIFATLCTVDIAPDGRRAGLCLAGHPAPLIARRGRAAHLLPYEDGGPALGLLPRARWPRRQVELGGSWSLMMYTDGLIEGRVGNGTQRLGQDGMVAMINRQLAEGLAGEELLEAAVTHVRELNGGELTDDVAVLLLDRDQDTARDTARNRAQNGGRGRSIPRPRPGQVSPAGVQRPPL
- a CDS encoding C40 family peptidase, with the translated sequence MYRRHCAAAAITLVCAMAVLASPVQAFAAPAPPSPAADRPVKKSLEEVRQEIDGLYRAAGSATDAYNLAEEKTKKQSGEIVKLAQAIVEGQAKIAELKSRAGAQAREEYRNAGLPPGARLMLSGDPQLFLDGIGRAQQGQKAAKGLLGELNRTQEDLKTYTQDASTNWTKLEANRVKQAKAKKKINEQIAAAKKLESQLEKKERARLLQLEQEAEYKSQSAWLSSGALKEINRGASASGKKAVAFATSKIGLPYVWGAEGPKSYDCSGLTSQAWASAGRPIPRTSQEQWRQLPHIAIEDMRPGDLIIYHSDASHVGMYIGDGAIVHAPRPGRDVTLAGAGSMEILGVVRPDS
- a CDS encoding class I SAM-dependent methyltransferase, which codes for MRPIGTATRGTTNPNRLRRMDRWIAATHGPALRRADAPVAVDLGYGAAPWTALELLERLRTAEPRTRVVGIEISPERVEAARPYEREGLTFRHGGFEIPLPERPALIRAANVLRQYDEAEVAAVWQRLCDRLAPGGLLVEGTCDEIGRRHVWVALGPEGPRTVTFATRLGSLGRPSDLAERLPKALIHRNVPGEPVHAFLRDFDRAWAAAAPYASLGARQRWITAVRALSGAWPLTDGVRRWRQGEVTVKWAALQPER